The following coding sequences lie in one Pseudomonas sp. B33.4 genomic window:
- a CDS encoding esterase-like activity of phytase family protein, giving the protein MRFGWAFAGALLLSAMTVAAEPLQELRLLSEHPVDGMRGGNLSGLALCGNELWTVSDRDDEQIYRLRTADQVWQAETVRIDVPPVPDSGLPWGLSSRTWAASFIRGGDLDFEGISCDSAGNRYIVSEAHAAVLQVPPQGPASWLKISPMLVKEARASGMLLHFNALFEGLAINPAGDQLWLAAERERRGLLKIKRQQTVWDCDGACVLLSEAGVEMQPPQFPKARAVTRDFADLSLFNGKLFTLERNAFQICRRDAVTAKVEQCWSYAEDALQPQRLYSQAYGLAEALIVDAQGAWIGLDNNDGVRADGEKRPIVWRFAAPDGGWSAKP; this is encoded by the coding sequence ATGCGGTTTGGCTGGGCCTTCGCGGGTGCCTTGCTGTTGAGTGCGATGACTGTGGCGGCCGAGCCGCTACAGGAGTTGCGCCTGCTTTCCGAGCACCCGGTCGATGGCATGCGCGGCGGCAACCTGTCGGGGCTGGCGCTGTGCGGCAACGAACTATGGACGGTGTCCGATCGCGACGATGAGCAGATCTACCGGCTTAGAACCGCTGATCAGGTATGGCAGGCGGAAACTGTGCGCATCGACGTGCCACCGGTGCCGGACAGCGGCTTGCCGTGGGGTTTGAGTTCGCGCACCTGGGCGGCGTCGTTCATCCGTGGCGGTGATCTGGATTTCGAAGGCATCAGCTGCGACAGTGCCGGCAACCGTTACATCGTCAGCGAGGCCCACGCAGCGGTGCTGCAAGTGCCGCCACAAGGCCCGGCCTCGTGGCTGAAAATCTCGCCGATGCTGGTGAAGGAAGCCCGGGCCAGTGGCATGTTGCTGCACTTCAACGCGCTGTTCGAAGGGCTGGCGATCAACCCGGCGGGCGATCAGTTATGGCTGGCCGCCGAACGCGAACGCCGTGGCTTGCTGAAGATCAAGCGTCAGCAAACGGTCTGGGATTGCGACGGCGCCTGCGTACTGCTCAGCGAGGCTGGCGTCGAGATGCAGCCGCCGCAGTTTCCCAAGGCGCGCGCGGTCACCCGCGATTTCGCCGATCTGTCGCTGTTCAACGGCAAGCTGTTCACCCTTGAGCGCAACGCCTTTCAGATTTGTCGTCGTGATGCGGTGACTGCCAAAGTCGAACAATGCTGGTCGTACGCCGAAGATGCCTTGCAACCACAGCGCCTTTATTCACAGGCATATGGCCTGGCGGAAGCGCTTATCGTGGACGCGCAAGGTGCATGGATTGGCCTGGACAACAACGATGGCGTGCGTGCCGACGGCGAGAAACGCCCGATCGTCTGGCGCTTCGCCGCACCTGACGGTGGCTGGAGCGCCAAGCCATGA
- a CDS encoding retropepsin-like aspartic protease family protein, producing the protein MSQQPPGKRAGRVLMILAWCAALFLATRFFGQWEQRQQNPNVVVSSEQGEGFIEVKLAGNAQGHFVASGQINGEPVEFMLDTGATDVAIPADLAKRLKLEEGFGVTLSTANGLSQGYRTKIDRLQLGDIVLRDVRALVAPGLHGDQVLLGMSALNKLEFTQRGGTMLLRQTTNR; encoded by the coding sequence ATGAGCCAGCAACCGCCGGGCAAGCGCGCCGGTCGGGTGCTGATGATTCTGGCGTGGTGCGCGGCGCTGTTTCTGGCCACGCGGTTTTTCGGTCAGTGGGAGCAGCGCCAGCAGAATCCGAACGTCGTAGTCAGTTCGGAGCAGGGCGAAGGTTTTATCGAAGTGAAGCTGGCCGGCAATGCCCAGGGGCATTTCGTCGCCAGCGGCCAGATCAACGGTGAGCCGGTGGAGTTCATGCTCGACACCGGTGCTACCGATGTGGCGATCCCGGCGGATCTGGCCAAGCGTTTGAAGCTGGAAGAAGGTTTCGGTGTGACCCTGAGCACGGCCAATGGCCTGAGCCAGGGCTATCGGACCAAAATCGACCGCCTGCAACTGGGCGACATCGTGCTGCGGGATGTTCGCGCACTGGTGGCGCCGGGGCTGCATGGCGATCAGGTGCTGCTCGGCATGAGCGCCCTGAACAAACTTGAATTTACTCAGCGCGGTGGCACCATGCTGCTGCGCCAGACAACGAACCGATGA